AGACAGCCCTGTGCTAGGTGGCTAACAAGTcaataaataaaccaataaataagTATGCAGATACAATATGTGAAATAAGCAACTGTGAACTGTGCCTTTGTACTCTTTGCAAGCTGCCAGTTCTTAGGTCCTGCCAACTCTCTGTCATCTGCAAAAAAGCTAGATAAGGACAGCAGGAGAGAACATGTTCCCCACTTACCAGGCTCACACTGGAGAAATACGCCCATGCCTTGCAGTCAAACTCCTTGGAGGTGGGAGCCATGTGATGTGACACCTTGATAGAGTAATTGCGCATCTGGTTTGGCTGCACGGCCTCTAGGATAGGCTGTTCAACTTCCTCCAGATTTCCTTCATATGGCAGCATGTTAGAATGGAAGGAATATGGGCGGGAAGCCAGGTTCTTGAATGTCACCTGGGTGAGGGTGGGAGGAGCATGCGCAAAAAAGAGAATTAACATTTGGTGAGAGCAATAAAGAACAAAGGtggctgaagatgcacctctccaCTCTTCATGGAGTTGCTGCCTTTTAACCTGGTAGATTATGGAcctaggctgtgggcacactagtcgcttcaaaTGCACGCAGAgtagtttttctggctgtgttttgaagcgactctgccctctgctggccacacctcctttCCCACTGTTGACTTCAGTCCTTTCagaaccacccacagcaaagtgttatgccagtcactggctctgcctgagcctacaggaaagcgtttccattggccacacctggaagacaaaggggtcgaTCTACTAATGAGTagtgaaatctgcctgaagcagaattttttaaaaaatgcactcaagctgatccgaccaggttttagagtaaaaaggggtggactagcatcatgtgcccccattttcagaaatgagagaggtggagatgcattggGACTGGCACAACAGGAAGTGTGTCTCTGCCTCtactgctgcctggggctgatgggagttgtagtccaaaacatctggagggtaccaggttaagGAAGGTTGACCTAAGCCATAGCTACGGAGGGGCGCCTGGGGACCCAACTTCCTCAGTTATATTCTAGGCCCCCTTCCTGAATTattggctttcattttttttaaagtatctcaCCCTTTTACGTATGGATATAAATGCACATgcagttggtatagcacagtggggaggagagcctggctgggagtccagaggctgtgagttcaaatccccgctcgtgtctcctgggtgtcaagggccagctaaacatcacccccatagtgagtggctcagggatgacgtgccctgccacctgtgcagccgtgggcaagctgcagagtcccaaggagcccagttgccccccagctggcagttgcggacaaggaaggggctggcttgtgcagctgtggcaagctaagcaggccctagccagctggggaggactagcctcagagggaggcaatggtaaaccccctctgaataccgcttaccatgaaaaccctattcatagggtcgccataagtcaggatcgacttgaaggcagtccatttccattttcataaatGCACACAagcagaattctgcccaattgctCGCTAagtagtacaggaataccccgcattaacgagtacgtaaactgaaaatgtacttaaagtgaagcactaccttttttcacttatcgctgcatatactgcactgcagtcgtcatatacgggcataactgatgtaaataacccatttataactaaaataaacacagtaggccttattttaagaaaaagtttgtagttggaaactgatcgggcggtggcgtcatgccgttaagtgtccgttcttgtgaAGCGAGTgtatgtaaacaggggaatggtgctactgtaaatatgtccatactcgcgagtgtccgtaaagtgaaggtctgtatagcggggtattcctgtattgtaattagatgagagagaaagagagagagaggctgttcTACAATGATTCCCTGATCCCACTTAGGCCTTTATGCAGGGcctgcccaaaacattttgctgcctaaggcaaaagacaagatgccatctcctcccccactcccagTTCCATAGTTTACAGCAGTGACAGTtgaatcttaattttttttaaaaaagacaggtCCTATTCATAATGCTTTCTACCTTTTATGGTATTAATTGGGTAGATGGTCTATTAAAACCATTCTGATCTACTAATAAGGTATACCCACCtagtcaggtgtgtgtgtgtgtgtgtactgcctttaagtcaattccgacttatggtgaccctatgaataagtttttcatggggctgagaggcagtgactggcccaaggtcacccagtgagtttcatggctgtgtggggattcgaaccctggtctcccaggtggaaGTCCAataccttaatcactacaccacactggctctcacctagGCAGGTAgcagatttaatttttttaaaaaaaatatttttcaatacAAGCAACTATAATATTTAGAGTGGGGGTGAGCAACCTTTTTTTGTGTGGAGGGCTGCataccagtgatgggcagggccacagTCAAAAGTGAGCCAGACTGGAGCCACAGATGGGTGGAACTCCTTTCTTTTTTACTCTCTTTTCTGctactccccccaccccatctctgCAAGCCTCTGAGCAGTGCTAGGTGGCTGGatctagctgccattttaatttctcacagtGCCCAGAGAGCAAAGTTATGTCAAGGGCATTGTGGGGAATTTAAAGGGTGCTGGAGCCCTGGTAGCAGCTCAAGGATGCCAGGTGTTGATCCCGGGCCTGTTTTACAGGCAGATGAATAGGCCATAGTACAGAAGATAAAATACAGACCTAAACAAATGGCATATGTGCAGATGGGGGATTTAAAAGTATGGGAGATTCCACCCTCCAACCTTTTCCTTCCCATATTGCACATGGAGCATCTCACCCTGATGACATCATCAACCTGTGCCCGGATGTACGGCCCCAAGATGCCCAAGTGCTCATCCAACTCTCCACGGTCTGATGACTGAGTAAAAGAGCTGTCTAGGTATTCCCGGAAAACGACTTTCCGGTACTTCTTGGATTGCTTCTTCCAGCTGTTCTTCGGATTCCTGTGACAAcataagaggcatttcagtctgtGACActctttccccagcctggtgcccccctcccccagatcttTTAGACTACACCTCCAATCAGCCtcaccaagcatggccaatggttacgGGAATCAAGTTGGGGAAAGTTATTCTAGAACATTTCTccatcctgtctcccaacacttcCTAAGCTGACCTTTATCCAGTCAGCACCAGTTAACTCCTCTTAAACTTTTCAGCCACATTTCCTAGGCATGCATTGTGGTTGCAACATGCTGCTGTCCCAAAATCCAACAGATAACGCTCCATTTTGCATATGTGCCTGTCTGTATACATCCATCGCCAAAATGGCAGCTGTTGTTAGTTGGTGTGGCGTATTGGCAAGGACCATAGAAAACTTATGACTCAGATTTTACCCCAGCCACAGACTCACTCAGTAGCTCTAAGCAAGCCATTGTTGTTCACATTCAGCACCCCATCTGCAATTTGAGGATAATGCTGGCCTATCTTACAGTGCTGCTGTAAGGACTGCTGGAATAATATTTACACAAATAGTAGGTCTGTGTTCAAGTccgtactcagagcttggaaacgttactttttttgaactacaactcccatcagccccagccatcatggccacttttccaagctttgtccGTACTCTGCTATGAGGCTTATGATGTGacgtctctcagcccaacctaccttacaaggtggttatgaaaataaaatggatggAGGAAGCATCTgtgctgcttggaggaagggcagggtacaaATGTAATGTTAAAATTATCATTAAATTCTctgaaagtgctatataaatgctaagcatCACTAGGAGGATCACATACCACCATCTCAGAAAGTCTTGATATTGGATTGGCTAAGAGCCTTTACCTCTTCCTCCTCACATCATCTTCTGACCTTATGGGGAAGTTTGGAGGTAAGATCCCAGGAGCATCTCAAATATGTTCTTTGGTCTAGAATCTAGAttaaccttccccaaccttgagACTCCAGACtttgtggaactacaactcccatcatccctgaccactggtcgcACTAGTTGGGGATTATAGTCCAACATTGTTTGGGGATTGTTGCTCTAGAGAACTTGTGGGCAACCGAGGATTGAatatggcccttcaggcctctctatttggccctcagaactctccccagagcACAACACCTCTCCCCAGGCAACATcattcactggccctgctttgcactccaAGGGTTTTTcgctggctgcaatgtgtccttgaactctgataatgcctctcgcttgcctggatgaaggatagagagggaatgttcgtagaaactagcctactgtacaaagatataATTTTTAGTTgttcctctgcccacttttgtcacGTAGCCTTTGGAAGGTTGCCCTTGAGCTGGAAAaatggctgtgggcacactagtcgcttcaaaagcagccagaatggttttactggctgcgttttgaagcaactctgccctcagctggtcGCATCTCCCTTCTCCACTACTGACTTCAGACCTCTCAGGACTGCCCATAGCAAAGTGttaggccaatcactgtctctgcctcagCCTGCAGCAAGGcgttttcattggccacacctgcaGGGCAATGGGATGAtgtaccaatcagttgcgaaatctgtctgaaatggattttttaaaaaaatgcaatcaaAATGCAATCCGGCCGGCCAGAGCCTTAGagcaaaaaggggcagagtttgactagcatcatgtccccccattttcagaaaagagaagtggagaaaCTCTGGAACTGGTACAAAGTAATTGTGTCTCTATgaccctccatggtgcagagtggtaagcggcggtaacacagccgaagctctgctcatggctggagttcgattccaacggaaggaggaagtcgaatctccagtaaaaggggtcaaggtccactcagccttccatccatccgtggtcagtaaaatgagtacctggcatatgctggggggtaaagaaaggccggggaaggaactggcaatcccatcccatatatatggtctgcctagtaaacgtcacaagacgtcaccctaagagttggaaacaactcgcactataagtgcggggacacctttacctttaattgtGTCTCTACCCAAGGTTCCTGAACTCTGCTCTAGAGAGCATTGAGGCTGGTTGAATTTCCAGTCCCCTGCTTCACCCTACAGCCAAAGGGGTTGTGAAGAACTTACTTGACTCCTTGATATGGTGAGGAAAAATGGTTCCCGTAATCCCACATCACTTCCACCGCGGCAATGAAATACTGCTGGACTTTCCCAGTGTTCCAAGTTCGCGCATCCTGGTCATCCTCTTCATAGATATCAAAGTCCTCCTTGTTCTCCTCGGTATTGCTGTAGTCATCATACTCAGAGGCCTGTTTCAGAGGCTGTGAGGAGTTTGTCTCCCCTATTCTGTTGAGGCCAAAGGGAGCCCTGGAGACCTCCATATGAGCTTTGGCTCCTGGAGCCCTGCTCTCATCTTTGCTGAATCCATGTTCTGGGATTCCAAACTcttcttcctttctcttcctttcaAATATCTCTGTGTTGCCACTTATGGGAGGAATGCCACCTTCTTCACCATtgatttctttctgtctctctgcttCCTCCCATAGCTCTTCCTGAAGGGTTCGATAGACAGTCAGGCGATCCTGAAGGCCCATGTCGTTTTCAGCTGAGGCCCATTTTGCTGGCCTTGCAGCCTCCTCCCTCTTTATGGCCGCCTTCAAGGATTCATGCCCTAACGTTTGCCCTCGATCTGTACTGGACTCCCCCAGCTGCAACTGCAAAAGAGTTTCTGGATCAGTGTGACTCACAACTGGAACCTCTGGTGTTGCACGAAGTCCATCCTCATTTGTCTTCTGcttgatggttttctggagaatAGGGTCAACACCTGTGATTTGTCTTCTAGCAAAGATGGCAGGGGCCAgtctgggtttggtttcctgggGCCCAAGAGTTCTGGAATAACCAGAAACAGTGGTGGTTGCATCCCCTACATCTTGAGATAAGCTGCCTTCTCTCTGAGCCTGTTCGCTTCCATCCTGAGAGACCATCCTGAGTACCGTTACTTTTTGGGAATCATGGATGTTCAGGGAATGTGGGATTGGCCTGTACTGGACTGAGTTCGACAGAGAAGATGAAGCTGTTATCTTGCCAGGACTGGTTGTGCGATGGTCTCCAGCAGCCTCATCTGTGAAATATGCCCTTGTTATAAAACCCTTGGCCTTGTTTATCTTGAACAAAGTCTGAGCTCTTCCTTCATCTTCACTAGGACTCTTTGTTTCCCTTGTTGCTACAGTGTCTCTTTCTTCTAATGTGGCTTGTCGTGATTTCAGAGACCTCTTTTCCAAGTGACCACCGCATCCATGAGGGCCCTGTTGACAGGACTTCAGCCTTGTCCCATCTGAGGACTTTTCATGGCTCTGAATGTCTGGTTCCGATTGTAGCTGGCTCTCTCCCTTTCTTACAAGCTCCACAGAACCTGCATCATTTCCTAGGTCAATTCGCTGTGATGGAGGTGTCTCCCCTTGATGAAAAACATCCCCTTTTTCTGATACGCTCTCTTTCGAAAGCCCTAAGATGGCATCTGCTGGCCTGCTTTGTATAATTATTTGTTCCACAGATGTATCTAGCACTCCACGGGAATCTGGAGTACTCATCATGTTGTCTATGGCATCAAATCTGGGCAaatcttcattttctctccttgaGAGATCCTTACCTTGGCTAGTTTCTTGGAAAGCTCCTTGGAGTGCTAAGCCATCTGGTCCTTGACTAGTGTGAAAGAGACGTGTAGAGAATCGATCATGACTGTCCAGAATGTCGTTAGTATATTTGGCCTTGTCCATAATACTTGGGTCGCTGACCAATCTATCTGGATCCACCCTTTCGCTGCTCTGTGCAGAAAAAGAGTTGTGCTCAGTCAGAtgatctgggcctctagtggctGTGTCCAGTTTGAGCTGCACAATCTTCTCAGTTCCATGATCCTGAAAACTCTTTGCTACAAGCCTTGTCTCACGTGCTTTGTCATAAGAGGCTATATATGGACTATTACTGCCAAGAAGAAAATCTTCACTTACAGACGTAGAAGTGCCTCCTTGACCTCCCATAGTTGCGGTGGTTCGTTCAACTTGTGATGAAACACCTGGTTTTTTTGCTAGCAATGATTCCCTGGTTGTAAATGGTTCATTCCCTTGGACAGTTGCCTTACGAGACAAGTAGTTTGTTGAATCTTGAAAGGTTGTGTCATAGCTCTGCGACACCAGATCTTCAGTCCCAGGGTTAATTTCTAATCTTGATGGACCAGTGCCTTGCCTCTCCCATGACATGTGCTGAACAACTGGCTTATTTTTCAAATCATCTAATGATGCAGAAGTATCACTAGTGTGAAAGAAAGTGCTTTCATCCATATCAGACATTGTTTGCAGTGCTACTTCCTCATTCAACATAATATCTGGCGTCCATGTTACAGCATTCTGTCCTTTGGCTATGTTTACATCTTCTACCAAAGCTCTTTCAGGAAACCTGGAATCTGGATCTACCTTATTTAGTTTTGATAAATCATCATCAATTTTAAGAGGGCTTTTTTCTGCATTCAAGGTCGGGCTTTCTGCAAGGCCAATCCCATCAGACAAGTCCTTTGACTGCACAGTGGTAACATGACCTTCAAGAAATGCCTCCGTTTTTTCCAGTGGAGGGCCTGATTGAGCCTTCTTGACTTCCACTGCCTCTTGTTCATCTGAGTTCTCTTGGACCATCCCAGGTCCTTCAAGTGGTATGGATGTTCCAAAGATGGTCTCATTACCCAGATTGGTTGCAGTCTCTAATGCACTCTCATTATGCTGAGACTCTTGGAAACCTTGCTTGAGCACGGCTGATGGTTCTTCTTCTGCCAGAAAGGCATCAATGGGCACAATCTCAACAAGGTTCTCTTGAAAAGAAGGTAAAGAATTGTCATCTAGGGATAATGATTCCGCAGGAGGCAACACCAGGTCAGTGGGATATGTTTTGTTGTTTAACTTGAGAAGCTGCTCAGTCTGTTCAAGACAAGGATCCAAATCATGGTTGGtcttctgcatttcattttccaaAGAGGAGATGTTGTCATCCCTATGTTTCTTTATGCAAGGCCTAAGAGGCCTTTTTTTCTTGGGGAAGCCTCTTGGTTGCAAGAGGTTGGCTTCGAGCATGTAGTCTTCTGGTATTAGTTCATCAGATTCATCATACTCTACTTCCTGGAAGCACTTGGAAACAGTGAATATGGCTCTCATTCCACGTCTTCTGAAGTCAGGGTTCAAGCATCCCAACATCCATGTGCCTGTCTCAGGTAAAGGCAAAAGATCAAAGCAGAGAATGAGATACAGGAGCATTCTTTCTGTTGAGGTGGGGCTGGGGAATGGAAGTAACCAGAAGGGGTAGGACCCATGACACTCTCACAAAATTCCAAATGTACTCATGAGCTCAAATCGGTTGGCCACCCCGGTTACAAGTTCCTGACAGACAATAAATAGATCTCTTTTATGGGGATAGAGGCAGCCTGGGAAGTGATAGAGCAGATTCCACTCTTGTGGTGTATGAATGAATCAATAGATCAGAAGTAaccaacacagtgccctccagatctagttggactccaactcccatcaaccccagacagcctggccaatggtcagggttaatGGGAgatgtaggccaacaacatctagatggcACTCTGTTGGCTACTACTGCAATAGGActcctgctaccctgggctccttctaggaggaagggcaggatataaatttaataaacaaacaaataaaataatagatcAAGAGTAGGAGTTTCTAAGCTTCTTTAAAGAAGAGTCCATACTCCTTCTTCATCCTCACTTTAACTCTTCTTTCAAGACAAAAAGCAGTACAGACATTAACGTGAAACTGAACCACATTTTCATGCCAAATGAACTGTGATGCTTCAGAAGAGATCAGCTTCATCAGACTGAGTCAAGCAACACCTCTAACTAACCTGGATTCTCCATGGACATGAAGACAGTCTCTCCAGAGAGGGGAAAGAGTGTGAGGATCTCTTCAAAGACCGTGTTGTGCTTAAAAGTGTTCCCGGAGAAGAAGACGGACAGAATCTCAGTCTGGTTACCTACACTTAGGATGTACCAATACACAACTTGGTTTTGACAAAGCTTAAGGTGTAGATGATCAAAGACATAGCCATTGATACCTGGAAGAGTAGTGagatggggaaagtgctgttgatATCCAGATCACAGGGTCGATTGAGGCCAAAAAGTCAAGACAGAATTTCAAAAACAAACTGGTGAGGATTAAAATAACAAAGAGTCCTGTATCCCCCTAAAGAGCATTGAAATAGTTACACATTAATTATTTagcctttaagatgccacaggacTCTTTGTTCCCCACCCTCCCTGCAAAACAGACCAACCAGGTTACATTTCTGAAAAGTCTAAGTGTGGGCTGTCAGCTGTTGCTTCTATCACCAGAACTGCTGGTTGGGAAATACAAGCTGTTCTAGctaaaattacaaacattacaaaccATAATCCTTCTGGTTCTGGGGATCAAGTGATCCCAGAAAAGCAGTCCTCCTGTACTGCTAAATTTACCCTGCCGTTAACGGCTTTAGAAGAGATTTGGCCAAAGTCACAGAGGATAAGTTTATCAATAGTTGCTATATGGGCAACATGGCTTGAATACCAGATTCTGGAGAACACAAGGGCTATTACATTAatgtcctgcttatgggattCCCAAGAGGCATATGGCTGCCCACTGTGGGAAAACAGAGAACTGgataaagcaagcctttattctgacccagcagggctttgcTTGTATTCTTATTCCTGTGACACAGATCCAAAGTCTGCTGTGTTTTCTCAGTCTGACGTTATatcctcaccatacatttaaagcactcttatactactTTAAGAGTCTTGCCTTCCCCCAAATAaacttggaaactgtagtttgtgaagggtgctgggggcGGTAGCTCTgcaggggatctcctaacaacatcCCTAACAACAAGGGATGGACAAAGCtgacagttttggttctctcagattctcatttttccagtcttaaatgaaattctctacatttccacatcaatttgcaaatGTTAGTTAAaataatcttcatgaaaattcatcagcagtgtttttcccctaataaacatgtttt
The DNA window shown above is from Rhineura floridana isolate rRhiFlo1 chromosome 16, rRhiFlo1.hap2, whole genome shotgun sequence and carries:
- the F8 gene encoding coagulation factor VIII isoform X3; its protein translation is MPIRPNQVFTYRWKIMPQDGPTHSDPRCLTRYYYSSFRPALDLASGLIGPLLICLKETMDRRGNQIMSDEAKFVLFSVFDENRSWYLEENIKQFCADAANVNLKDPEFYASNVMYSINGYVFDHLHLKLCQNQVVYWYILSVGNQTEILSVFFSGNTFKHNTVFEEILTLFPLSGETVFMSMENPGTWMLGCLNPDFRRRGMRAIFTVSKCFQEVEYDESDELIPEDYMLEANLLQPRGFPKKKRPLRPCIKKHRDDNISSLENEMQKTNHDLDPCLEQTEQLLKLNNKTYPTDLVLPPAESLSLDDNSLPSFQENLVEIVPIDAFLAEEEPSAVLKQGFQESQHNESALETATNLGNETIFGTSIPLEGPGMVQENSDEQEAVEVKKAQSGPPLEKTEAFLEGHVTTVQSKDLSDGIGLAESPTLNAEKSPLKIDDDLSKLNKVDPDSRFPERALVEDVNIAKGQNAVTWTPDIMLNEEVALQTMSDMDESTFFHTSDTSASLDDLKNKPVVQHMSWERQGTGPSRLEINPGTEDLVSQSYDTTFQDSTNYLSRKATVQGNEPFTTRESLLAKKPGVSSQVERTTATMGGQGGTSTSVSEDFLLGSNSPYIASYDKARETRLVAKSFQDHGTEKIVQLKLDTATRGPDHLTEHNSFSAQSSERVDPDRLVSDPSIMDKAKYTNDILDSHDRFSTRLFHTSQGPDGLALQGAFQETSQGKDLSRRENEDLPRFDAIDNMMSTPDSRGVLDTSVEQIIIQSRPADAILGLSKESVSEKGDVFHQGETPPSQRIDLGNDAGSVELVRKGESQLQSEPDIQSHEKSSDGTRLKSCQQGPHGCGGHLEKRSLKSRQATLEERDTVATRETKSPSEDEGRAQTLFKINKAKGFITRAYFTDEAAGDHRTTSPGKITASSSLSNSVQYRPIPHSLNIHDSQKVTVLRMVSQDGSEQAQREGSLSQDVGDATTTVSGYSRTLGPQETKPRLAPAIFARRQITGVDPILQKTIKQKTNEDGLRATPEVPVVSHTDPETLLQLQLGESSTDRGQTLGHESLKAAIKREEAARPAKWASAENDMGLQDRLTVYRTLQEELWEEAERQKEINGEEGGIPPISGNTEIFERKRKEEEFGIPEHGFSKDESRAPGAKAHMEVSRAPFGLNRIGETNSSQPLKQASEYDDYSNTEENKEDFDIYEEDDQDARTWNTGKVQQYFIAAVEVMWDYGNHFSSPYQGVKNPKNSWKKQSKKYRKVVFREYLDSSFTQSSDRGELDEHLGILGPYIRAQVDDVIRVTFKNLASRPYSFHSNMLPYEGNLEEVEQPILEAVQPNQMRNYSIKVSHHMAPTSKEFDCKAWAYFSSVSLEKDLHSGLIGPLIICQPGALSTVYGRQLAVQEFSLLFTIFDETKSWYFAENLERDCPPPCHIQMDNPAFKASNYFYAINGYVKNTLPGLVMGQHQRVRWYLLNMGGTEDIHSVHFHGQVFTIRMAEEYRLGVYNLYPGVFETVEMHPSHPGIWQVECMVGEHEQAGMSALFLVYDQRCQTPLGLGSGYVADSQITASDHYGHWVPSLARLDNSGSINAWSTAQKNSWIQVDLLRPQILHGVKTQGARQKFSSLYISQFVIFYSRDGEKWKSYRGNATSSQMIFFGNVDAAGVKDNRFDPPILARYIRLHPTHFSIRNTLRMELLGCDLNSCSMPLGMESNAISNEQISASSYVNSVFSTWSPPLARLNLNGRVNAWRPKVDSSAEWLQVKFQKTMKVMGVVTQGAKAAFTKMFVREFSLSSSLDGERWASVLQDGKEKIFQGNQDHFSPVVNLLDPPLFARYLRIHPVRWNNHIALRMELLGCDTQQVA